A window of Terriglobia bacterium genomic DNA:
GATGGGCGAAAAGATTGGTTCACTCGTGGCGGCGTAGCCTGGTCAGGCAGGCGTTATCATGATCAATGAGACGACGGCTAACACGAAAGCGAGGATGACCAAGGCGCTGGAGGACCTGAGACAGGAACTGTCCACGCTTCGCACCGGCCGGGCGAGCGTGGGGATTTTCGACCACCTCCGCGTCGAATACTACGGTGTGCCGACTCCCCTGAATCAGGTGGCTACCCTTGCAACACCGGAGCCCAGCCTGGTGACCCTGCAGCCGTGGGACCCAACCGTGCTGGCAGTGCTGGAAAAGGCGATCCGAACCTCTGATCTGGGGCTAAATCCGGTGAATGATGGCAAGGTCCTTCGGGTGCCGATTCCGCCGCTTACGGAGGAGAGGCGCAAGGAGCTTGTGAAGCATGTCCACAAGGTGCTTGAGAACCACAGGGCGGCCGTGCGGAACATTCGCCGGGATGCGAATGAAGAACTGAAGCATCTATTGAAGGATAAGAAAATCTCGGAAGACGATGAGCGACGCGCCTTGGAGGCGATCCAGAAGCTTACCGACGATTTTGTGAAGAAGCTCGATGACCAGGGAAAGACCAAGGAAACCGAAATTCTGGGCGGGCATTGAGAACTTAAACCCGTTGAAACCTTGACACCCGAGACCTGTTTCGTGGTAGATTTAGAAGGTTTGAGTACATTTTGATTTTTCTTAAGGCGTGGAGGGTCGCAAAAGTCGATTGCGGCAGTGCCATGCGGAGTTAAGGATGCCC
This region includes:
- the frr gene encoding ribosome recycling factor, producing MINETTANTKARMTKALEDLRQELSTLRTGRASVGIFDHLRVEYYGVPTPLNQVATLATPEPSLVTLQPWDPTVLAVLEKAIRTSDLGLNPVNDGKVLRVPIPPLTEERRKELVKHVHKVLENHRAAVRNIRRDANEELKHLLKDKKISEDDERRALEAIQKLTDDFVKKLDDQGKTKETEILGGH